The Triticum urartu cultivar G1812 chromosome 6, Tu2.1, whole genome shotgun sequence genome includes the window CAGAGGGTGTAGTTAATTATTTAAAGATGTTCCATCAGACGTTCTTCTTTTGTGTTGGCACTGAAGCTGATGGTCACTGTCTTATCACACATTTGCAGGAATGGGAGAAACCTAAGCCTGGGAGGAGACCTGACATCTTCCCAAAGTTCAGCCCTATGAAAACACCATTGCCCCATCCATTACCAGCTGATGATCCATtggatgatgatgaggaagaagaagaggaagaggcaCAACCTCAAGAAGAACCGCAGGAGGATGATCCTGACAAGGAGGATCCTGAGGAAGATGACCCAGACAAGCCAACTGAGTAATTTTGGATGAGGTGGCCTGTGGTAGATAGAAGCCGTGTCGTATCTTCCAGAGAATATGTGGGGTTTGAGCTATTCAGAAATGTTAGTTGTGTCGGCTTATATAGGCTCTAGACATAAGTTCGCTCAGCAAGGACCTTTGAGCTTTTCTAAAGCTATACAAATTTTGTTCCACTAGTTTCAATATGAATTTATATGTATTCTTCTGAAAGGTATTGGCCTATACGACACAATAAGCTGTTGCATGTTCAGTAGTTATGTTCGCTGATCTGATACTCCCGTGTGCTGAAAGTGCATTATAAGCAATTAGGTAGTTGTAATATCGGCAATAACTTGGCACCAGTTAGAATGACACATTGGTTAAACTTGTGCATTttgatatactccctccgttttataaTATAAGACGATTTTTGACACCACTAGTATCAAAAAACGTCCTATATTATAGGACGGAGGAAGTACTACATTTcaaattatttgaagttctagcTTTTCCCTAAGTCAAATTTAGTTGCAGATGTGAGAAAGGTCAGTATCTCTCTGTTTGTGTTCTTAAATCGCGAATTGGGTGATGCGCATTTCATCAAGTATGAACACATCTCATTTCAAATTCTCTATATTATTTGACCAAATCTACAACACATATGCTTATATGTACAGCAATGATATTTTTATAGACTCGGTCCGGCTTAAGAATGTTTGATTTAGGACAAAACTAGAATGTCATATAATTTGAAACTTGTTAGATGTGTATACCCCTTTTCGGTTAATCCCCATTGTATAAGGGGTCTCTTACACTTTACCACATACTTGTATATGTATTGACCCTTGGCCCTTCTGAGAATACAGTTGCTATTCATCCAACATGGTATCAAATGTTAGGTTCCCTTCTCTCCCGCACCCTGCAACTCCGTGCTAGCTCCTCCCCCGATCTTGCCCTCCGGCTGCCGCTGCTCTCTCTCGTCGTGGAGCCTGTCGCCCTTGGCCCGTCTCCTGCCCGGCTCGCCCTAGGCTTCCCCCGGCTTCCCCGTCTCGTCTGCTGCCAGGATCGGCCCGGTCGCCGGTGTTTCCTAACCGGCCGGCCGCCCCTGCACCAAGCTGAGCTCGGTCCCGGTCGCCGCGGATCCGGCAGTCTTCGCCGCGGATCGGGCCTCCCCGACCCCCACCAACCCCGTCCCGTCCGCTGCTCCCTGCGGGCTGGTCGCCGCCGCATGGTTCCTTCGCTCCAGCCGGGGCCAGCTCCTCGGGGCCAGCCCGTCCCCCGCCCGTATCCTGCTCGGCCGGGTGCTCCTGCCTCGCTCGCTctggctgggccttgggccttgttcCCCGTCGCTCGTACGTGAGGGCTCGCGCTTCTGCCGCTTCCTCGATCCAGATCGAA containing:
- the LOC125513607 gene encoding cell surface glycoprotein 1-like, which codes for MASAWCLLAPAAAPVAAPGALGVSASESRGVFAARAAVPARTRRRWDSLVVCVAPDEEKITRRSPLDFPIEWEKPKPGRRPDIFPKFSPMKTPLPHPLPADDPLDDDEEEEEEEAQPQEEPQEDDPDKEDPEEDDPDKPTE